A genomic stretch from Desulfobacterales bacterium includes:
- the sulP gene encoding sulfate permease, producing MKPINPYSSGASLWRKWFPFLRWWNFIAWDTLRADVLAGLTGAVIVLPQGVAFAMIAGLPPEYGLYTAIVPPIIAALFGSSLHLISGPTTAISIIVFTSISPLAVPGSPEFIRLTLTLTFLAGIYQLAFGLARMGTLVNFVSHSVVVGFTAGAAILIITSQMKHVLGIEVPKGQSFVGTLYHIGSTVDLINPRAAVVALVTLLCALVFKRLRPHWPGLLFALISGSLASLALEGAEHGVSLLGRMPDRLPPLSLPDFSPQTLRDLMPKALAVALLGLIEALSIGRSIAAQSRQQIDGNQEFIGQGLSNIVGSFFSCYAGSGSFTRSGINYHAGAMTPLAAVFAALFLALLLLLVAPLTAFLPIPAMGGVIFLVAYNLINPHHIRTIIKISKQETGVLLATFLATLFLDLEFAIFAGVLLSLVLYLGTTAHPEIVTLMPNPNPGGPELIEATMTCPNFIILRIDGPLFFGAVNHVADYLYHIDQRATYKRHVLVVGCGINFIDVAGAQLLAYESQRRSRLRGGLYLCELKPQVKDLLARGGYIDTIGKDHLFATVSEARANILSRFDCADCTQYSLPQLNDCPIRRPDQTIPV from the coding sequence ATGAAACCAATAAATCCCTATTCAAGCGGCGCATCGCTGTGGCGCAAGTGGTTTCCGTTTCTGCGCTGGTGGAATTTTATTGCATGGGATACCTTGCGCGCAGACGTGCTGGCGGGCCTGACCGGGGCGGTGATTGTGCTGCCCCAGGGGGTGGCGTTTGCGATGATTGCCGGTCTGCCTCCCGAGTACGGTCTCTATACGGCCATTGTTCCCCCGATTATCGCCGCCCTTTTCGGATCTTCGCTGCATTTGATTTCCGGTCCCACAACCGCCATTTCCATCATTGTGTTTACCTCCATCAGCCCCCTTGCGGTACCGGGATCGCCCGAGTTCATTCGGTTGACGCTGACCCTGACGTTTTTGGCCGGCATCTACCAGTTGGCTTTTGGGCTCGCACGCATGGGAACCCTGGTTAATTTTGTCTCGCATTCGGTGGTGGTCGGTTTTACGGCAGGCGCTGCCATTTTAATCATCACGAGCCAGATGAAGCATGTTCTGGGGATTGAGGTGCCAAAAGGACAATCCTTTGTCGGCACCTTATATCATATCGGCAGCACCGTGGATCTCATCAATCCCCGTGCAGCAGTGGTTGCGCTGGTGACCTTGTTGTGTGCCTTGGTATTCAAACGCTTGCGGCCGCATTGGCCGGGGCTGCTGTTTGCCTTGATATCGGGGAGCCTTGCGAGCCTTGCCTTGGAAGGCGCTGAACACGGTGTTTCGCTGCTGGGCAGGATGCCCGATCGGCTGCCCCCGTTGTCGTTGCCCGATTTTTCTCCCCAAACACTGCGTGATCTGATGCCTAAAGCACTGGCCGTCGCCCTCCTCGGATTGATCGAGGCCTTGTCCATCGGACGATCCATCGCAGCGCAATCCCGCCAGCAAATCGATGGGAATCAGGAATTTATCGGACAGGGACTGTCGAACATCGTGGGCAGTTTTTTTTCCTGTTACGCGGGCTCCGGGTCTTTCACCCGCTCGGGAATCAACTATCATGCCGGCGCCATGACGCCGCTGGCGGCTGTTTTCGCCGCCCTTTTTCTGGCCCTGCTGCTGCTCCTTGTGGCGCCGCTGACCGCCTTTTTGCCCATACCGGCCATGGGTGGCGTGATTTTCCTGGTTGCCTATAACCTGATTAATCCGCACCATATTCGCACCATTATCAAAATCAGCAAACAGGAAACGGGCGTTTTGCTGGCCACCTTTCTGGCAACCCTGTTTCTGGATCTGGAGTTTGCCATCTTTGCCGGGGTGTTGCTGTCTTTGGTGCTTTATCTCGGCACGACAGCTCATCCTGAGATCGTGACGCTAATGCCGAACCCGAATCCGGGGGGGCCGGAGCTGATTGAAGCGACGATGACATGCCCGAATTTTATCATTCTTCGCATTGACGGCCCGTTGTTTTTCGGCGCGGTCAATCATGTGGCCGACTATCTTTATCATATTGACCAGCGCGCCACTTACAAACGTCATGTGCTGGTTGTCGGTTGCGGCATCAACTTTATCGATGTGGCCGGTGCGCAACTGCTTGCCTACGAATCCCAGCGACGCAGCCGGCTCCGTGGGGGCCTCTACCTGTGCGAGCTCAAGCCGCAGGTCAAGGACCTGCTGGCGCGAGGCGGTTATATCGATACCATCGGCAAGGATCACCTCTTTGCCACAGTCTCGGAGGCGCGAGCCAACATTCTCTCTCGCTTTGACTGCGCGGATTGCACGCAGTATTCATTGCCGCAGCTCAATGATTGCCCGATACGGCGACCGGACCAAACCATACCGGTTTGA